The window agtgacttgcacggccgtcattgcgaataacttcaaacattcgctttggcatggtagatataagcgtttgcagaaggctggctggaatgttattccaagtgatgaagatggcttcacgaatatcatgcactgtttggaattggcgtccatttctatagacttctcttgttATCCACTCctaaacattttcagtggggttaagttcgggcgaacacaatggatggtccaaaagaatcacgttattcgccatgaaaaagtcctttgtcctgcgggcaatGTGGATTGCAttgttgttctgctgaaagatccaatcatttccacacaagcgagggccttcagtcaataaggatgctctttctaacatgtcaatgtagccagctgctgttttacgcccctgtataacctgaaactccattgttccatggaaggagaaagcatcccagatcatgatggaacctctaccactgtgtcgtgtagaaaatgtctctggtgggatatccttatcgtgccagtaacgttggaagctatccggaccatccaggttaaattttttctcatcagaaaacctaaccttcttccacttttcaacgtcccgtgtttggtgcttctcagcaaaatttaaccgagctgtttcgtggtgtggaaagaagcgtggcctttgaagacgtttacgattttttaaagcttttctctcgtagatgccgtcttattgttattgagctgcattctgcttccgtaagggccttaatctggttcgacgatcggctggtgtcttgtcggacaacccgtcgaatcctcctgctcaatgcttGCGagattttcttgggccgaccacttgaaattttcgttccgtatccctcagggtcttttaagaaatttgcaacagcagttttactacgcccaatctcaccagcgatggcacgttgagagagaccttgcttttgcagctcgacaattctgccaccttcaaactttgtcaactttttagcctttgccatgtttttacccaatgcaacgcgggagatgtcagtgggagatgttgacaacgctaatacttgaacacaaatgactaaatttcgttacgtatttaccgattaacgcttcgttttaatatggtcttaaacttttgactagctagtatttaggctaatttcagtgtttaaactttccctattaaatgctaaaaaagtttttatttttatttttttattattgtattatttttgaaaatcagctggtagatttatttattatcttccAACCGAATCATGCAAGTCTGATTAGACTCAGATACACGCAGTATCTGCTGGTGTTATTTAATTCACATTAGGAAACAATTAAagtaaactttgtaacaaacattATTGTAAGTGAAAAAggtgaaaaaattaaaagaaactctAAACTCTCAGCCCTATTTAATGAGTAAATGCTCTGCTAACTGAAAAATCAGAGTACAAATCGTTTTCGTATTTTTTCACACATGAGgctttttcttctctctctcttttttaactATGAGTGTAAATTTCATACCATTTTGTGCTGTTGGTGGCTAAACAATTAGTTGTTTGATTTACCATCATCCAACCAAATCGTACAGAAccttaatacaaaaaacaaaaaaaacttaaggGTGAAAGGAGAGGATGACGACTTTACTCCCGGGCAGCTTATTTGGACACAGTATTGGCTCTGTCAGTCAAACGTTTTTGGTTTGAGACCCATTTCTACAGTTTGTTTTCACTTATTGGtggtcctggcatggccaggtaggttaaggcgttcgactcgtaatctaagggtggcgtgttagcgcagatagctcttgtgcagcttcgcgcgaaattcaaaataaaccatgccaggcctacaagtAGTAATAGGTTAACTATTGATTTTCACGTTTAATAGGTAGTAAGAGTTTTACGGCAAGTCTCACTAACAGTTATATGCATTGTAACAGATTTAGAATTAATCATGGGTAATTTGCATAAGGACCATTAATCCCAGCAAATGTTTTCTAAATAGTAACAGATCTAGCATtattcttaataaatgttttctaaaaaaaacaggTTTAACATTATTCATTGTACATTTGGACAAGGACCTCGTTGCTTTTGTGCAACTGTTTTCTAAGTATAACAGGTTTGGTATTAGTTATACGAAGTTTGCATAAGATTACCATAAACCCCGATATCACTTCTAGGTAGTTTTAGGTAATTTAATATTAGTTATACAGAGTAGAGGTAATTCTACTGGTATGTTTCACACATTAGACGAATTGAATAACATTCCTAACACACCATAACGATAGGTTGAATTTTCTTTCACACATCACAAAGAAAAGTTTTCTTAAATCGTCACATTCCATAGacacaaaaataagtaaaattcgTCACACACCGGAGCGTTAAGTTTAATAGTCGAGTCAGCCTTTAAAGACAGAAATTGCATACTAATAGTGATTTTGCTTTCATTTAGAgtaaaactagaaaataatttcatatccacacaaatcaaacttttatttcttaatgCAATCTTTTCATAGAACAAATATGTTTGGATATTTGAACACAATAATCAGAGCTTGAAAACTTTACTTTTTAATCGGCTCTGTGAAGTTTGTTTCTCCTTTTCTAAATCAGTCAACAAGTCGAACGTATTTCCTGAAGAAAgttgaactttttaaaataacctGCTTTCCAGTGCATGCTCGAAGCGTTTCCACTGTATAATTACTATTGTAGTATTGTTATTCTTCAGGGAAATACAACTAAATAAAGAAGCTTAGTAGtttcaggaaaatgtttttctgaaagGTAGTCACTTTGCTTACTAATATAATCATATAAAAGACAGACGCCTTACATTATAAACAGTTAAATCCAGAGCTAAATGCACATTCAGTTATAGGAATATCCTTACACGTTTCCAAAGAGCGAGTTACGTTTCCTGCATGTTTTTAATATAGTGTTATAGGTACAACCATGAAACAGAAAAAGGCAAGTTTAGCTATATGATCTCCATTAATACTTGGAAAAATGTATTGAATTTAGCAGATTCATTTATTCTTGTTTTGAGAATAATCTTGAGTACTATTAACACTTTGCGTGTTGGGTCCAATctttatgttgtgtgttttttgCTTTAAAGCTCACAGCTGATATATTACGTAAAAACCAAACTGTTGCCACTAGGCTTACAAATTTCTATAAacgtaaaaaatataattttcttaggtataaatttttattaaactagaTTTCCTCAATCATATTTACTACGATTATTTTGGAGTAAAATCCTTTTCTTTTATCTATACTTCCGCACGCACACACATACAATTTAGTTTGATTTCCCATATTAACCACACCTCCATCTACCGGATGGTTGGAACATTTATTCTTGAATTCGTAATGACGACGGAAAGTGGTAATACCCACACCTGAGTTATACTTATTCTTGAAGTTAATAGAAACATAATTTAAGACTGCTTGTTTTGCAatgtataaaaattgaaaaacaatgtCATAGTTGGATCAGAAATGCGCCCATCATTCTAGACTAGCCTTATGTTTGATGTTACCCTATTCTTGCTTACCACTGTATTTCCTTTGCTACTTgaccccagtgacacagtggcatgtctgcggacttttcTTGCTATGTGtatagccctttgtgcttaataacaacaacaaaaaatcttctGCCACTCTTCTTGTGTCTTCATTCCGCCTTCACCtttcttttcatttataatttctggttattttctttattaacagatTTTTTGAATAGTCAGTTTGTGTGTCCGCTTGCATATATACATTTGGACTGACCAAATATGACTAAACTTATTTCAATCTTAGAAAGTTTCTTCAAAAATGAAAACCTGAAGCGTTACACGTATATTTGAAAATTCAATATTGatattgattgttgttttaagttaaagTTTTATCTGTACTTATACATTaaggattttatttgtttattttgacaaGACTTGTTTTAGACTAAAGGGCTGGAAAGTAAACTAAAACAGTGAGTCTCTCTCTTGGCTTTATTACTCTTAGCACAAGCCAATTaatcacattttttttccttttaacagATGGCTTTCCTTATCGTGATGTTATTAAAGCTGATGTTAACTGTGGAGAAAATCACAACAGCTGGTACGAATTTCACGGATACTAACACAAATAGAAACACACATTTTAAATCTCCCTTCGTTTTGCTTCCTCCTCGAAGTGGCTTAGGGGCTTTCAGACTAAACAGCGCACCGATTCTACAACTTCTACAGCAGGGAAGGATTCAAATATTAAGTCCCAGAGCTTTTCCCACCTTATTTGGGTCGCCCATTGGTAACAATGTGAAACAACCACCTCAGAAGAAGAACAGTGGTAGTACAGAGCAAGATGTGAACATCGCACAACTTCCCAAGTATGCTGCAACTACAGGAACCGGTCGTCAAACGAAACAAAACAGCCAAGATAGCTTTGTCCTAAACAGATCTGGACAAAATCACTTTGATCAAGACAGAACTGGTCACATTATTTCAGACGATACTGGTCAAGGTCACTATGTTCAAGACAATGCTGGTAAAAACTACTATGGCCAAGACCGAATTGGTCATCGCCGCTTTGCCCGAGATGTCACTGACCATAACCATTTTGTTCAAGATGGTAGCGGTCACGTGCTAGTTAGTGAAAAATTTCAAGGATTTAAACTAAAACCATTGACTAGTCGACATATTGAAAGTGAGAGCGAACAGGTTAAAGTCTACAGACCAAAGAATCCTAGCTGGACAAGTCAGGCATGGTTTGTTCAAAATTCTGAAGGTCGTAATGATAAACTGGGAGAAGTGAAAACAGCTCCAATGACAAATTTTCGTGAggtagttaaaaataaacaaatacatgaaGATGGAACAGATGACGATATTATTTTCTTCAGAACAATAGATGACAGCttgaataatgaaaacaaattcaaaaatgaacaaacaccGAGATTTGAACCAGTCACTGAAAGCAAAACTGGAGAAGAGAGACAAACCTTCAAACCTCCATTTTTGAGAAACAGGCATCCAATTTATCTTCTTAAATCCTATCAAGATCtgaatgaaaatatttccaaaccatcaaaaaaaagaaattctaagAAAGTTTCAGATAAAgacatattctttaaaaaaattaattcaggtaaaaatggaataaaacctAAGCGAATCTGAACACTCCACAAGCTAATGATTTTTCATTACCACCAAATATCCAAACTGATCTTGTAGATTGTACGGCCTTTTGTAGCTGGAAATGTTAGtaagaagtatatttttatttatagcgTATTTGAAGATTTCATCTTATTAATGTCAAATGTCTTATAATGAAATTCAGGAATCTTATTTGTAAGTGTTAGTTATCTTACATTTTAGATAAAGACAcatcttttaaagaaaaaaggtTTTTTCTGGTTACTCTAGTTAGTATCAGTTATATATCTTAGAgacaaaataaatgcaaaatttaGAAACTGCTCCGACTAATGGGAATCAAGCTGAAGCtagaataaacacaaaaataaggaATTATTCATGTTATTGGGGAAAGTCTTTAGAAATACCACAAtgttgtaattgttattaatcagcgaaattgtaattaaattaagaACAATGTATTTAACTTCTTATTCCAGAACAAGAaagacaaatttaaattattcttgGAAACTAAAAGTTATCTACAATTGGCACCTGGTGGCTCAGCGGTGAGTCTTATGAATTATATTGGTAGACATCGGGTTCCGATGTCTGCAGTTGGTAgactgcagatagccctttgtgtagctatgtgttcaacaacaaaaacgaacaaataaTACTTATATATGACGTAAACATATAATGCTGAGAATCTTCTCGTTAGTATGAAACAGTAAACAATTTATGACGAAATGTTTACAATGAGTTAATACATAAATTTCAATGAAGTATTAATTCTGATTATaatgaaaacttaataaaaattttaaaaacaattaaatttaatataagtttgttttttaaaactacaaaaatattgtaatataataaaatagatgaacattagaaaacattttacatgGCTTACGTTCCTAAGTACATATTCTACTCTATTCAAGGCTCAGTAATATGACGAAACTAGATAACAAATCTGTGCTGTTAGTTACCAGTGAACTTTATTCTACAAACGCATATCTAACTGGCATTACCTTTTTCTGAAAGTTTTTGGTATCGTAAATAGCAGGCGGAATTGTAACCAACCTCTTGAAATGTGCACGAGTAAGTTGGTAACAAGTTTCTAAATAAGACACttactcttggactacactttatcaacgaataatggaattaactaGTTAATGATAAAACTTGAATCCATTAAAGTTGCGTATAAAGAAATACGGACATCATCAAGAAGTTATGGAATCATCAGATCATCTCCCTTTGATAGCCTAATAGAATTGAAAGGATTAGTTAGTCATTTGGAAGCAGAATGAGATAAGCAGGAAATGCAGAAAAATGAATGTAGGAAATAATAAccaatttgaatttttttcaactTAAAGTCATACAATGAACTGTCTGAGCATTGTCCAAtgcaaagaaacaaatctaaaatTTTAGCTTTGGAAGAATAACAGCTAATCCCAAAAGATAGAAATAAGAGACAACTTTCACGAAAGTGGGAAGCATGGTCATTTACAACACAGAGTGTAAGAAACCAACACCTGTTAATGCAAAAAGGAGACAATAACCTAAGAATGAGTTTTTCAACCCAAATAGATCAAAGAAATGAAAAGGGGCTAACCAGACGTGGGAAATGGGAATTAGCTGGCTTTATGGGGCAAATTTAACTGAAAAAACCCTACCACATAtcagataatattttttttatataaagaaaccaGTCCATGAGTCATTTCAAGATTTTAAATATGTGTGTGGGCTGAatattcttctacagtaggtgtctgtgacttgttgacgataaatttgaacaataaacggaAAGCACACAATccgtttgttttaaagtaatacattaAAAAGAAGTTAAGTATATGTACGAAAAATTCCTTACACTACGGATATTACAGTTACGTCTCAAACTGCAAATACTTCCCGTTTTATTGTGAAAAATCCACTAAGattgattcaattactttataatcaaactttttttcttttttgatctTGTCACAAACATATCAGTGATTAATTCACTTACGCTATCCCCTGGATTAACACAGTTATATCCTAAACTTCAAATAACTGTcttcttttcatcaaagtccacagaGACAGCCtcatttactttagaacaccctttgaataaataaagtatttggcccggcatggccaagcgtgttaaggcgtgcgactcgtaacctgagggtcgcgggttcgcatccccttgcgccaaacatgctcgccctttcagccgtgggaacgttataatgtgacagtcaatcccactattcgttggtaaaaaagtagcccaagagttggcggtgggtggtgatgactagctgccttccctctaactttatactgcaaaattagggacggctagcgcaggtagccctcgtgtagctttgcgcgaaattcaaaacaaatcatgcCAGGCCTACAAGTAGTAATAGGTTAACTATTGATTTTCACGTTTAATAGGTAGTAAGAGTTTTACCGCAAGTCTCACTAACAGTTATATGCATTGTAACAGATTTAAAATTAATCATGGGTAATTTGCATAAGTTACCATTAATCCCAGCAAATGTTTTCTAAATAGTAACAGATCTAGCATtattcttaataaatgttttctaaaaaaaacaggTTTAACATTATTCATTGTACATTTGGACAAGGACCTCGTTGATTTTATGTAACTGTTTTCTAAGTATAACAGGTTTGATATTAGTTATACGAAGTTTGCATAAAATTACCATAAACCCCGATATCACTTCTAGGTAGTTTTAGGTTTAGCGTTaatcacatacacacataaaagGTAACTATTAATCCCAGCAAATGTTTTCTAAGTAGTAACAGCTTTACCATTAATTTTAAGTAGTACGATGTTTAGCATTAATCAGAGTGTATTTGTGCTACGTTACCAttaattttattaagtgttttcaggtagtaagatgttattttattttccttcatAGTCATCGATTAAAATTCATGTAttgatttttctttacattttctgaaataaaGCTGTAGTAAGAATGCGTTAATGTTCTGTTTAAAAGCTGGATTTCTTCTCTCAGTGGCAAAATATAGTAGCATTCTAACGTGAAAATTTTCCAAGGAATGAAAAAATAATGATGCTGATGTCATCACAACAGCATTTGGTAATACTGCAGTTGTTGTAGATTTGTGgagtaaatgtgttttattacatcTCAGATTTTTCATGTTGTTGATACAATATATTTCTGGGAACGTAAATTTATCGATAAGAAACAAGGTAGTCACTAGATATTATTGTCTTTAAGTTTAAAGTTTAAGAGACTTTTTAACACAAGCTATTTTAAAGACATAGTTTAGCTGAATAAAACTTATCGATATAGATCGTTAATAATTTCTTAATCATGTATGAAATAGTAAGTAAGTTATGACGAAAGTAAGTTTGCTGCAGAAACTTTAACAATAACAGATGGGTTATTGAGTTTTCATTTTTAGTGTGGGTCATTCCACTCAGCAGCGATAGCAGAAAATAATTTCTCCTGAACATTTGCTTAATATAAAGTTGTTAAATTGGGTTTACGACAAACTTTACAGACGAGAACATTTAAAAACGAAGTTGTTTTTCCGTtcatttacaacaataaactattgtgttttTTCCATTTAAAAGTTTGAGAAATTCATTAACCAACATTGTTAAATACCACAAAAATGTCATCAACATGGTTTATGTAATACATAGGCTTAAACTTTTCAGGACAGGTTACCAAATGTTTTTCATTGAACCACATAAAAAGTTAGTAAAGTAGGGGAAAAGGCTAGAACACAAATAAACTCAACCAGTTTGTTCATAGATGTTactgttaaacataaaatgtgattATTTCGTGTCAAGACAAAAAATCGATTTGAAAAGTTCATTAGTTAtatcttttccattttattttcagtaaacataAGGCTAGAAAAAAGGTCAATAATTTCGTCCCGAGCAagaacaaatataatgaaaaaccaTTACTAGTTGTACATGAACAAGTATTActtctttatatagtttttatgaTTTGGTTTTCTCCTTGTTTAAATTGCTGGTGTTTTTCCTAACTCTAAAATCTTGTAATGTCTCGAGGGTGCGATTTAAGTTTTAATCTATTCAAAGTTGTGCCcctatttttctaaatttaacaCTAAAAAAG of the Tachypleus tridentatus isolate NWPU-2018 chromosome 13, ASM421037v1, whole genome shotgun sequence genome contains:
- the LOC143238919 gene encoding uncharacterized protein LOC143238919, with the translated sequence MTRLKKKFQEMAFLIVMLLKLMLTVEKITTAGTNFTDTNTNRNTHFKSPFVLLPPRSGLGAFRLNSAPILQLLQQGRIQILSPRAFPTLFGSPIGNNVKQPPQKKNSGSTEQDVNIAQLPKYAATTGTGRQTKQNSQDSFVLNRSGQNHFDQDRTGHIISDDTGQGHYVQDNAGKNYYGQDRIGHRRFARDVTDHNHFVQDGSGHVLVSEKFQGFKLKPLTSRHIESESEQVKVYRPKNPSWTSQAWFVQNSEGRNDKLGEVKTAPMTNFREVVKNKQIHEDGTDDDIIFFRTIDDSLNNENKFKNEQTPRFEPVTESKTGEERQTFKPPFLRNRHPIYLLKSYQDLNENISKPSKKRNSKKVSDKDIFFKKINSGKNGIKPKRI